One Nitrospira sp. genomic region harbors:
- a CDS encoding DUF721 domain-containing protein yields the protein MVSSGPLVSFGTILSSVAKQLGLETRLIEVRIQQQWPALVGEPIGSHTWPVQIRFHKLYLLVENSVWLQQLTFLKPALLAKLNTEAGSELLTDIVLRVGEIPSQQPEPAPAAPTPQNTGASDQELAEFAAHASAIQDPGIRQRFREVISNYPSLAIPLPPEGDPSRVP from the coding sequence ATGGTTAGCTCCGGTCCTCTCGTCTCGTTCGGTACGATCCTCTCCAGCGTGGCCAAACAACTCGGCTTGGAAACGCGGCTCATCGAGGTACGCATCCAGCAACAGTGGCCGGCCCTCGTCGGAGAACCGATCGGCTCGCATACCTGGCCCGTCCAGATCCGCTTCCACAAACTCTATCTGCTCGTCGAAAATTCCGTGTGGCTCCAGCAACTGACGTTCCTTAAGCCCGCCCTCTTAGCCAAACTAAATACCGAGGCCGGATCGGAACTTCTGACGGACATTGTGCTGCGCGTAGGCGAGATTCCTTCGCAGCAACCGGAGCCCGCTCCGGCGGCTCCGACCCCTCAAAACACCGGTGCGTCCGACCAAGAGCTGGCCGAGTTCGCAGCCCATGCCTCTGCCATTCAGGACCCCGGTATCCGCCAGCGCTTTAGAGAGGTGATATCGAATTATCCTTCTCTGGCGATTCCGCTTCCACCGGAAGGGGATCCGTCACGCGTCCCTTGA
- the smpB gene encoding SsrA-binding protein SmpB, protein MSKEKEDQYKAVVTNRKAYHDYFIEEKFEVGIVLLGTEVKSLRDGRVNLLDSYASVRDGEVFLHHCHISPYSHGNMMNHDPMRVRKLLLHKKEINKLLGKTQQKGLTLIPLRLYFNDRGRAKLELGLAKGKKLYDRRETIKTREAGREVERAIKDRK, encoded by the coding sequence ATGTCGAAAGAAAAAGAGGATCAATACAAAGCCGTCGTCACGAACCGGAAAGCGTATCACGACTATTTCATCGAAGAGAAGTTCGAAGTCGGGATTGTGCTGTTAGGCACCGAGGTCAAGTCTCTTCGGGACGGACGCGTGAATCTGCTGGACAGCTATGCGTCGGTGCGCGACGGAGAGGTCTTTCTGCACCATTGCCATATCAGCCCCTATAGTCATGGCAATATGATGAATCACGATCCGATGCGGGTGCGGAAGCTGCTCCTGCACAAGAAAGAGATCAACAAGCTGCTCGGCAAGACGCAACAGAAAGGGCTGACGCTCATCCCTCTCCGCCTGTACTTCAACGACCGAGGTCGCGCGAAGCTGGAACTTGGATTGGCAAAAGGGAAGAAGCTCTACGATCGACGAGAAACCATCAAGACGCGCGAAGCCGGACGCGAGGTCGAACGGGCCATCAAAGACCGGAAGTAG
- a CDS encoding DoxX family protein, protein MKAFFRTDDGWSGMILRLTLGLVMFPHGAQKLLGWYGGFGFDGTMGFFTQKLGLPWIIALLVIIGEFFGSLGLVSGFLTRFSAGSLIVIMLGAVTMAHLPHGFFMNWFGQQQGEGYEYHLLVIGIAAALLVTGGGKWSVDGKLAERF, encoded by the coding sequence ATGAAGGCGTTCTTTCGAACAGATGATGGGTGGTCCGGTATGATCCTGCGGCTCACGTTGGGTCTGGTGATGTTCCCGCACGGAGCGCAGAAACTGCTTGGCTGGTATGGTGGATTCGGTTTCGACGGCACGATGGGGTTCTTTACCCAGAAGCTGGGTTTGCCCTGGATCATTGCTCTCCTGGTCATCATTGGAGAGTTTTTCGGAAGCCTCGGTCTGGTAAGTGGATTCCTGACGAGGTTCAGTGCGGGTTCTCTCATCGTCATCATGCTCGGGGCCGTCACGATGGCCCATCTGCCCCACGGGTTTTTTATGAACTGGTTCGGGCAGCAACAGGGTGAAGGCTACGAGTATCATCTCTTAGTGATCGGCATTGCAGCGGCGCTGCTGGTAACCGGGGGCGGGAAATGGTCGGTGGACGGGAAGCTGGCGGAACGGTTCTGA
- a CDS encoding NAD(P)H-binding protein yields MFVVLGATGHTGSAVVETLLARKQPVRVVVRSVDKGAAWKAKGADVAVASLEDISAMTKALAGANDVYLLVPPNYGATAWLSEQRQRMDQAAEAVKTSGVPHVVFLSSVGGHIAGGTGPIRAARYGEQALGAVAKNLTILRPCYFMENWAPGIGMAKGQGLLPTFIAPTARVPMISTRDIGRTGAEQLIAGGRGKQVIELAGPEEYSPNDVAAALGQILGKSVSAQHAPLNAVVPMFTSFGFSMEAATLFEEMYAAFAKGAIGYEHPERLVRGTVTLAEALRSLA; encoded by the coding sequence ATGTTTGTCGTACTTGGTGCTACCGGACACACAGGATCGGCGGTTGTGGAAACGTTACTGGCGCGCAAGCAGCCGGTGCGGGTCGTTGTGCGCTCAGTGGATAAAGGTGCCGCATGGAAAGCGAAGGGGGCGGACGTTGCGGTTGCGTCGCTGGAAGATATCTCCGCGATGACCAAAGCCTTGGCGGGCGCGAACGACGTCTACCTGCTGGTTCCACCGAACTACGGGGCAACGGCCTGGCTCTCCGAACAACGGCAACGGATGGATCAGGCCGCGGAAGCTGTGAAGACCAGCGGAGTCCCGCACGTCGTCTTTCTATCATCTGTCGGCGGCCACATTGCGGGGGGCACCGGGCCGATCCGGGCCGCTCGTTACGGAGAACAGGCACTGGGAGCCGTCGCGAAGAATCTGACCATCCTGCGCCCCTGTTATTTTATGGAGAACTGGGCGCCGGGAATCGGCATGGCGAAGGGCCAGGGTCTGCTGCCGACCTTCATCGCACCGACAGCCAGGGTGCCGATGATTTCGACCAGGGATATCGGCCGCACGGGAGCGGAACAGTTGATTGCGGGCGGCCGGGGTAAACAGGTTATAGAGCTGGCAGGACCGGAAGAGTACAGTCCCAATGATGTGGCAGCCGCACTCGGACAGATTTTGGGGAAGTCGGTGTCGGCGCAACATGCGCCGCTCAACGCGGTGGTGCCGATGTTCACGTCGTTCGGGTTCTCCATGGAAGCGGCTACCTTATTCGAAGAGATGTACGCAGCCTTTGCGAAGGGCGCGATCGGGTATGAACATCCCGAGCGACTCGTGCGGGGCACCGTCACGCTTGCCGAGGCTTTGCGAAGCCTGGCGTAA
- a CDS encoding pirin family protein: MATDTTKTKTVLGVYQPGSAHMVGDGFPVRNLFPSNDLDRAVDPFLMLDYAGPQYFPPTDHPRGVGEHPHRGFETVTIVYEGVLAHRDSTGSGGVIGPGDVQWMTAASGIVHEEFHEKAFAKKGGTLHAIQLWVNLPRASKMSAPGYQTILNADIPVVDLDGRGTLRVIAGSNGGQKGPARTFTAIQLYDVQVNAGGRASLTVPDGDNSSIFVLQGRVSVNGSREAGEAELIVCERNGSQITVDASAESRLLVMSGTPIDEPIARYGPFVMNTREELVQAARDYQAGKMGHLS, from the coding sequence ATGGCCACAGACACGACAAAGACAAAGACTGTGCTCGGTGTCTATCAGCCCGGATCTGCACACATGGTCGGCGATGGATTTCCTGTGCGGAATCTCTTCCCGAGTAACGATCTCGATCGGGCGGTCGATCCGTTTCTCATGCTCGACTACGCGGGGCCGCAGTACTTCCCCCCCACAGACCATCCGCGCGGCGTGGGAGAACATCCGCATCGGGGATTTGAAACCGTGACGATCGTCTATGAAGGCGTGCTGGCGCATCGTGACTCGACCGGCAGCGGCGGCGTCATTGGTCCTGGCGATGTCCAATGGATGACGGCGGCATCCGGAATCGTCCATGAGGAGTTTCACGAGAAGGCCTTTGCGAAGAAGGGCGGCACGCTCCATGCCATTCAGTTATGGGTGAATCTGCCGCGTGCGTCGAAAATGTCGGCACCGGGCTACCAGACGATTCTGAACGCGGATATTCCGGTCGTCGATCTGGATGGTCGCGGGACGTTGCGCGTGATCGCCGGATCCAATGGGGGACAGAAGGGCCCGGCGCGCACGTTCACGGCGATTCAATTGTATGACGTGCAGGTGAACGCGGGCGGTCGTGCCTCGTTGACGGTGCCTGATGGGGACAACAGCTCGATCTTCGTGTTGCAGGGCCGTGTTTCGGTGAACGGGTCACGCGAGGCCGGCGAAGCCGAACTCATCGTCTGTGAGCGGAACGGTTCGCAGATCACGGTCGACGCGAGCGCGGAAAGTCGGCTGCTGGTGATGAGCGGTACCCCGATCGATGAACCGATTGCTCGCTATGGTCCTTTTGTCATGAATACCCGTGAAGAGTTGGTGCAGGCGGCGAGGGATTATCAGGCCGGCAAGATGGGACATTTATCGTGA
- a CDS encoding DsbA family oxidoreductase, whose amino-acid sequence MTEKGLHIEVYSDVVCPWCYVGKRRLERALTEFGGAARIAWRPFQLNPTMPKDGMDRTAYLEAKFGSLDSFRQLEEHVLAAGASERIAFAFEKIARAPNTFLAHRLIWLAEREGCQDAVVDSLFRGYFEEGAEIGSSATLIRLAERAGLSKEVAERVLQSEEGTAEVKAEEAAGHALGIRGVPYFFVNGTYAISGAQPVETFVSALKRVAVDHTERKAGV is encoded by the coding sequence GTGACGGAGAAGGGGCTTCACATTGAGGTGTATTCGGACGTCGTCTGTCCCTGGTGTTATGTCGGGAAGCGGCGACTGGAACGAGCGCTGACGGAGTTCGGCGGAGCCGCACGAATAGCCTGGCGACCGTTCCAGCTGAATCCGACGATGCCGAAGGACGGGATGGATCGAACGGCCTATCTCGAAGCCAAGTTCGGGAGCCTGGATTCATTCCGGCAACTGGAGGAGCATGTGCTGGCCGCCGGAGCATCGGAGCGGATTGCTTTCGCATTTGAGAAGATCGCGCGGGCCCCGAACACCTTCCTGGCGCATCGACTGATTTGGTTAGCCGAACGGGAAGGATGCCAGGACGCGGTTGTCGATTCGCTGTTCCGTGGTTACTTCGAGGAGGGAGCGGAGATCGGATCGAGCGCGACGCTGATCCGACTGGCTGAGCGTGCCGGGTTGAGCAAGGAGGTCGCGGAACGTGTACTCCAGAGTGAGGAGGGCACGGCGGAGGTGAAGGCTGAAGAAGCCGCCGGTCATGCGCTCGGGATTCGCGGAGTTCCCTACTTCTTCGTGAACGGGACGTATGCGATTTCGGGTGCCCAACCGGTGGAGACATTTGTATCGGCGCTCAAGCGAGTGGCGGTGGACCATACTGAACGAAAGGCAGGTGTGTAA
- a CDS encoding VOC family protein encodes MAVQVYGCNHIVIEVTDARKAVKFYSDVFGLKMLRGGEGAAWCKLGEHQFMAIFEVDTLQPDRMKHFGLMVRDEQQIKDVRKKLINKYKLKPASGLRCDFRDPWGNRFQVGDLSDESLVWLLPYQEVQKAGITFTGKPYKEKRS; translated from the coding sequence ATGGCCGTGCAAGTCTACGGATGCAACCACATCGTGATCGAAGTCACCGATGCCAGGAAGGCCGTGAAGTTCTATTCGGATGTCTTTGGCTTGAAGATGTTGCGTGGGGGTGAAGGCGCGGCCTGGTGCAAGCTGGGCGAGCATCAGTTCATGGCGATCTTCGAAGTGGACACGTTGCAGCCGGATCGCATGAAGCATTTCGGCCTCATGGTTCGGGACGAGCAACAGATCAAGGACGTGCGGAAGAAGCTCATCAACAAGTACAAGCTGAAGCCAGCGTCCGGCTTGCGGTGCGATTTCCGCGACCCCTGGGGCAATCGTTTTCAAGTCGGCGATCTGAGTGATGAGTCGTTGGTCTGGCTCCTCCCCTATCAGGAAGTGCAGAAGGCCGGGATTACATTCACGGGGAAGCCGTACAAGGAGAAACGGTCGTGA
- a CDS encoding NAD(P)H-dependent oxidoreductase yields the protein MADPQWTDIGSVDELKQKPLQEVSSGKTTIALTYKDGAFSAISGICNHVGGPLGDGALDGDYVVCPWHYWKFHRQTGQGEPGYEQDQVPAYATKVENGRLYVDLASATKRKKQKHEPHLLARPVVRQAGPIRVVGISTTVMTLEHPRYSTSDAMLDVALEHASKALQLETQCIKLRELTFRACEGFYSKSASACTWPCSITQMDPTDQLDRVYEAIVHWADVILISTPIRWGNASSLYYKMVERMNCIQNQETIANKHLLKNKVAAFIIMGGQDNVQGVAGQLMTFFAEVGCQFPQFPFIAHSRGWSAEDMERNVKEVQDSQELLKGAQELVVRAADLAKLMIGGQLPDHPLARGGRKAHQLDSEPMG from the coding sequence ATGGCAGACCCGCAATGGACGGACATTGGCAGCGTCGATGAGTTGAAGCAGAAGCCTCTGCAAGAGGTTTCCTCCGGGAAGACGACGATCGCACTGACGTATAAAGATGGGGCGTTTTCCGCAATCTCAGGAATTTGCAATCATGTCGGTGGTCCGTTGGGCGACGGCGCCCTTGACGGCGACTATGTCGTCTGTCCCTGGCACTACTGGAAGTTCCATCGCCAAACCGGGCAAGGAGAGCCGGGGTACGAGCAGGATCAGGTTCCGGCCTATGCGACCAAAGTGGAGAACGGCCGGCTCTACGTGGATCTTGCTTCGGCGACGAAACGAAAGAAGCAGAAACACGAGCCTCATCTGCTCGCCCGCCCGGTGGTGCGCCAGGCCGGCCCGATCCGCGTCGTGGGGATCTCGACGACGGTTATGACCCTGGAACATCCGCGGTACAGCACGTCCGACGCGATGTTGGACGTCGCGCTTGAGCATGCCTCAAAAGCGCTGCAACTTGAGACACAATGCATCAAGCTCCGCGAGCTGACCTTTCGTGCCTGCGAGGGGTTCTATTCGAAATCCGCTTCTGCCTGCACCTGGCCCTGCTCGATCACGCAGATGGATCCGACGGACCAGCTTGACCGCGTGTACGAAGCGATCGTGCATTGGGCCGATGTCATTCTCATTTCAACCCCGATCCGCTGGGGCAACGCCAGCAGCCTGTATTACAAGATGGTCGAGCGGATGAACTGCATCCAGAATCAGGAGACCATCGCGAATAAACACCTGCTCAAAAACAAAGTGGCGGCATTCATCATCATGGGCGGCCAAGACAATGTCCAAGGTGTGGCGGGACAACTTATGACCTTTTTCGCCGAAGTTGGCTGCCAGTTCCCGCAGTTCCCGTTTATCGCCCATTCCAGAGGCTGGAGTGCCGAGGACATGGAACGGAATGTCAAAGAAGTACAGGACAGCCAGGAACTTCTGAAGGGGGCGCAAGAACTCGTCGTCCGCGCGGCGGATTTGGCGAAACTCATGATCGGCGGTCAGCTCCCTGACCATCCGCTTGCCCGCGGCGGACGCAAGGCGCATCAGCTCGATAGTGAGCCGATGGGATAG
- a CDS encoding VOC family protein: MFTNRVSYLWGAGMKAHYLGHVVFYVKDLERSLGFYRDLLGFKEVGRIFNGAAAALTSGRTHHELLLIQVGDAPGPSTGRRRGLYHIGIKVGDSLEELRAAKQELEQAGVTIDGMSDHTVSQSLYLRDPDGNEVEVYVDADESLWKNNPAAVVSPIKPLYL; this comes from the coding sequence GTGTTTACGAATCGTGTCTCCTATCTGTGGGGTGCAGGAATGAAAGCGCACTATCTCGGCCATGTCGTGTTTTATGTGAAGGATCTTGAGCGATCGCTCGGCTTCTATCGCGATCTCTTGGGCTTCAAAGAGGTGGGCCGGATCTTCAACGGTGCGGCGGCGGCGTTGACGTCCGGCCGGACGCATCATGAGTTGCTATTGATCCAGGTCGGTGACGCGCCCGGCCCGTCGACCGGCCGGCGTCGGGGCCTCTATCACATCGGCATTAAGGTGGGAGACAGCCTGGAGGAATTGCGTGCCGCGAAGCAGGAATTGGAGCAGGCGGGTGTGACTATAGACGGGATGAGCGACCACACGGTGAGCCAGAGTTTGTACCTGCGTGATCCCGATGGGAATGAAGTCGAAGTGTATGTCGATGCGGATGAATCGTTGTGGAAGAACAATCCGGCGGCGGTTGTGTCGCCGATCAAGCCGCTTTATTTATAA
- a CDS encoding CDGSH iron-sulfur domain-containing protein, producing the protein MEKPVIAAKQPAVLSLEPGTYYWCRCGRSKSQPFCDGAHKGTDFTPMEFTTTEKKQVALCQCKQTKNPPFCDGAHKAL; encoded by the coding sequence ATGGAAAAGCCGGTCATCGCAGCCAAGCAACCCGCAGTCTTGTCGTTGGAGCCGGGCACCTATTATTGGTGCCGCTGCGGACGCTCGAAGAGCCAGCCGTTTTGCGACGGGGCGCACAAGGGCACGGATTTCACCCCCATGGAGTTTACGACGACCGAAAAGAAGCAGGTGGCGTTGTGCCAGTGCAAGCAGACCAAGAATCCGCCGTTCTGCGACGGAGCCCATAAAGCGCTGTAA